Proteins found in one Hyalangium gracile genomic segment:
- a CDS encoding D-alanine--D-alanine ligase, producing MGKRVGVLMGGWGEEREISLKTGEAVVAALEESGHTVTRVFAGPGLDRVLRSAEMDVAFLALHGRMGEDGKVQGLLELLELPYTGSGVLASALAMNKPFAKKLFRLHNLPTPQGYRIGRDELDKLQERHGDLGFPAVVKPACGGSSVGLAMVNDVEALTAAVAQACRYGGEALVERCVRGREVTVGILGGEVLGSCEIATPREGFDFDAKYKSGSRYHLPPRMSPTRVANVEQLALSAWQALGCRGYGRVDLICSDEDNDVVLEVNTLPGMTPTSLLPKIAAQRGLSFPQLCQRILDLASRDEAGVTEAPETATVQPAPRRAVGG from the coding sequence ATGGGCAAGCGCGTCGGAGTGCTGATGGGTGGGTGGGGCGAGGAGCGGGAGATTTCACTGAAGACAGGCGAGGCGGTCGTGGCCGCGCTGGAGGAGTCGGGCCACACCGTGACCCGCGTCTTCGCCGGGCCGGGGCTGGACCGGGTGCTGCGGTCGGCGGAGATGGACGTCGCCTTCCTCGCGCTGCACGGGCGGATGGGAGAGGACGGCAAGGTGCAGGGGCTTCTGGAGCTGCTCGAGCTGCCGTACACGGGCTCTGGAGTGCTGGCCTCCGCGCTGGCGATGAACAAGCCCTTCGCCAAGAAGCTTTTCCGGCTGCACAACCTGCCCACCCCGCAGGGCTACCGCATCGGCCGGGACGAGCTGGACAAGCTCCAGGAGCGCCACGGCGACCTGGGCTTCCCCGCGGTGGTGAAGCCGGCCTGCGGCGGCTCGTCGGTGGGGCTGGCGATGGTGAATGACGTCGAGGCGCTCACCGCCGCGGTGGCCCAGGCGTGCCGCTACGGTGGCGAGGCCCTGGTGGAGCGCTGCGTGCGAGGCCGCGAGGTGACGGTGGGCATCCTGGGCGGCGAGGTGCTCGGCAGCTGCGAGATCGCCACCCCCCGCGAGGGCTTCGACTTCGACGCCAAGTACAAGAGCGGCTCGCGCTACCACCTGCCGCCGCGCATGTCTCCCACGCGCGTGGCCAACGTGGAGCAGCTGGCGCTCTCGGCGTGGCAGGCGCTGGGCTGTCGCGGCTACGGCCGGGTGGACCTCATCTGCTCGGACGAGGACAACGACGTCGTCCTCGAGGTCAACACGCTGCCGGGCATGACGCCCACCAGCCTGCTGCCGAAGATCGCCGCGCAGCGAGGCCTGAGCTTCCCGCAGCTCTGCCAGCGCATCCTCGACCTGGCCAGCCGCGACGAGGCCGGGGTGACCGAGGCGCCGGAGACGGCCACCGTGCAGCCCGCGCCGCGCCGCGCCGTGGGGGGCTGA
- a CDS encoding class I SAM-dependent DNA methyltransferase, with translation MTKKTTPDEVATAYDVWSDVYDTQRNATRDLDAIILQAQAPSLFRGDVLELGCGTGKNTEWLAPRARSLLALDGSEKMLKRARERPGVQQVRFVQHDLREPWPTGDASHDTATCNLVLEHIEDLSFIFSEARRVLRPGGAFFICELHPFRQLQGKQAHFVNPESGTVQTVRSHLHDVSDYLNAALDAGLVLARAQDCRDDETERMSVPRLIALLWRKP, from the coding sequence ATGACCAAGAAGACGACCCCTGACGAAGTGGCCACCGCGTACGACGTCTGGTCAGACGTGTACGACACCCAGAGGAATGCGACGCGAGACCTGGATGCCATCATCCTCCAGGCGCAAGCCCCCTCCTTGTTTCGAGGAGACGTCCTGGAGCTCGGCTGTGGCACCGGGAAGAACACCGAGTGGCTCGCACCGAGAGCGCGCAGCCTGCTGGCGCTGGATGGCTCGGAGAAGATGCTGAAGCGCGCCCGCGAGCGCCCCGGGGTGCAGCAGGTGCGCTTCGTTCAGCATGACCTGCGCGAGCCCTGGCCGACCGGGGATGCCTCTCACGACACCGCCACCTGCAACCTGGTGCTGGAGCACATCGAGGACCTCTCCTTCATCTTCTCCGAGGCGAGGCGTGTCCTCAGGCCCGGCGGCGCCTTCTTCATCTGCGAGCTGCACCCGTTCCGGCAACTGCAGGGCAAGCAGGCCCACTTCGTGAACCCGGAGTCCGGCACGGTCCAGACTGTGCGCAGCCACCTGCACGACGTCTCGGACTACCTGAACGCGGCCCTGGACGCAGGCCTGGTGCTGGCCCGCGCTCAGGACTGCCGGGACGACGAGACCGAGAGGATGTCGGTGCCTCGCCTGATCGCGCTGCTCTGGCGAAAGCCCTGA
- a CDS encoding DUF2188 domain-containing protein produces MASDRTVYHVVPNADQSKWLVTRENDRGFREEYETKASAEEAAKERARTEEPSQVKVHLKNGNMDYESTYGDDPRETPS; encoded by the coding sequence ATGGCGAGTGACAGGACCGTCTACCATGTCGTGCCGAATGCGGATCAATCGAAGTGGCTGGTGACACGCGAGAACGACCGGGGCTTCCGCGAGGAGTACGAGACGAAGGCGAGCGCGGAAGAAGCGGCGAAGGAGCGGGCTCGCACCGAGGAGCCGAGCCAGGTGAAGGTCCACCTGAAGAACGGAAACATGGACTACGAGTCCACGTACGGGGACGACCCGCGAGAGACGCCAAGCTGA
- a CDS encoding PEGA domain-containing protein: MRRTWNRVVDAALSGLLVGLLAAGPALAQQPALRLLPRVLPSAAAPKLIVLVVPLDAPAQAQVPRLTYQAEQLLAAEGRFELLRLSDALDARGAQEREAKAREAAEALKEGLKAYDELDTQRALQQFDKAAQSYEGSDLSRHFPELSRARVMKIASFVANGDNKGFVRELREMLPRNPRAEFSSNYFPPDELAVIERMRKGVLADANRTLEVKTGEVPAQVFVDGQFQGFSPVALSGLTPAEHFVTVIAPGYALAQGKVRGEASFTLEPLPSGDRLKALVARIASNPDGLDRDAALREVGTLTQAQQVVALMVRGSPGVAPQNATAVRVDVSDGHNLAYATAAVPLSEAGKELEAEAQALLTGVLQADAPRVRGKPSHLPALPSTGSGRKTAGYVLLGTGAALVAGGVFFGLQASSKANEFKDAPQSSSEAEQLRSDGKTFALIADIGLIAGLASAGTGAWLAFAGGDDDGKAEARPNRPTPTPAPRREPTPAPRREPATEPRPADKPATEPAPTPAPSGKPAANAREEEKRKREEEERRKREEEERLKREEDGKKKRGEEERLKREEEERRKREEAERLEREEEERKKREEASKREQEERRKREEEERKKREEEEKKKRPPLDEDDLRNY, from the coding sequence ATGCGACGAACCTGGAACCGCGTGGTGGACGCGGCGTTGAGCGGCTTGCTGGTGGGCCTGCTCGCCGCCGGTCCCGCGCTCGCGCAGCAGCCCGCGCTGCGCCTGTTGCCCCGTGTCCTGCCGTCCGCGGCGGCGCCGAAGCTCATCGTCCTGGTGGTGCCGCTGGATGCGCCCGCCCAGGCCCAGGTGCCCCGGCTGACGTATCAGGCCGAGCAGCTGCTGGCGGCGGAGGGCCGCTTCGAGCTGCTGCGCCTGTCCGATGCGCTGGATGCGCGGGGCGCCCAGGAGCGCGAGGCGAAGGCGCGGGAGGCCGCCGAGGCGCTGAAGGAGGGCCTGAAGGCCTATGACGAGCTGGACACCCAGCGGGCGCTCCAGCAGTTCGACAAGGCGGCGCAGTCGTACGAAGGCAGCGACCTGTCCCGGCACTTCCCGGAGCTGAGCCGGGCGCGGGTGATGAAGATCGCCTCGTTCGTGGCCAACGGGGACAACAAGGGGTTCGTCCGCGAGCTGAGGGAGATGCTTCCGCGCAACCCCCGCGCCGAGTTCTCCTCCAACTACTTCCCGCCGGACGAGCTCGCCGTCATCGAGAGGATGCGCAAGGGCGTCCTCGCCGACGCGAACCGGACGCTTGAGGTGAAGACGGGCGAGGTGCCCGCTCAGGTCTTCGTGGACGGACAGTTCCAGGGCTTCTCCCCCGTGGCGCTCTCGGGCCTGACGCCCGCCGAGCACTTCGTCACGGTGATCGCGCCGGGCTACGCGCTGGCCCAGGGCAAGGTCCGCGGCGAGGCGAGCTTCACGCTCGAGCCCCTGCCGTCCGGGGATCGGCTGAAGGCGCTGGTGGCCCGGATCGCGAGCAATCCGGACGGGCTGGACCGGGACGCGGCGCTGCGCGAGGTGGGGACGCTCACGCAGGCGCAGCAGGTGGTGGCGCTGATGGTGCGGGGCTCTCCCGGGGTGGCGCCGCAGAACGCCACCGCGGTCCGCGTGGACGTGTCGGATGGCCACAACCTGGCCTATGCGACGGCGGCCGTGCCGCTCTCGGAGGCGGGCAAGGAGCTGGAGGCGGAGGCCCAGGCCCTGCTGACCGGTGTGCTGCAGGCGGACGCGCCGCGCGTGAGGGGCAAGCCGAGCCACCTGCCCGCGCTGCCGTCGACGGGCTCGGGGCGCAAGACGGCGGGGTACGTGCTGCTGGGCACGGGCGCGGCGCTCGTCGCGGGAGGCGTGTTCTTCGGCCTCCAGGCCTCCTCCAAGGCGAACGAGTTCAAGGACGCGCCCCAGAGTTCCTCGGAGGCGGAGCAGCTCCGCTCGGACGGGAAGACGTTCGCGCTCATCGCCGACATCGGGCTCATCGCGGGGCTCGCCTCGGCGGGGACGGGCGCCTGGCTGGCCTTCGCGGGAGGGGATGACGACGGCAAGGCCGAGGCGCGCCCGAACCGTCCGACGCCCACGCCTGCTCCTCGCCGCGAGCCGACGCCCGCGCCGCGCCGTGAGCCGGCGACGGAGCCTCGCCCCGCGGACAAGCCTGCCACCGAGCCTGCTCCCACGCCTGCTCCCTCCGGCAAGCCGGCCGCGAATGCTCGCGAGGAGGAGAAGCGCAAGCGCGAGGAGGAGGAGCGGAGGAAGCGCGAGGAGGAGGAGCGCCTCAAGCGTGAGGAGGATGGAAAGAAGAAGCGCGGGGAGGAGGAGCGCCTCAAGCGCGAGGAGGAGGAGCGGCGCAAGCGTGAGGAGGCGGAGCGCCTCGAGCGCGAGGAGGAGGAGCGGAAGAAGCGCGAGGAGGCGTCCAAGCGCGAGCAGGAGGAGCGGCGCAAGCGCGAGGAAGAGGAGCGGAAGAAGCGCGAGGAAGAAGAGAAGAAGAAGCGGCCTCCCCTCGACGAGGATGACCTCCGGAACTACTAG
- a CDS encoding S1 family peptidase, translating into MYPGLLLGALVAACGSAPPELDARVLREATVLLVPGHCAGVIVEDGRHVLTAAHCVASSAQRIELELHDGSQLSGTSVFVDRDRDVALFQLDAVAPVLALPVAPALPQPGEGLLFAGRYDPPGEVQQAWLQRLGRCPSLPGVPQALFTTLHGEKGDSGSPVVDLRFRVVGLVHGGAACSIATPTADFAPIVRQLAAEL; encoded by the coding sequence TTGTACCCAGGCCTCCTCCTGGGAGCCCTGGTGGCGGCATGCGGCTCCGCGCCGCCGGAGCTGGACGCGCGGGTCCTCCGAGAGGCCACGGTGCTGCTGGTGCCAGGTCACTGCGCGGGCGTCATCGTCGAGGACGGCCGCCATGTGCTGACGGCGGCCCACTGTGTCGCCTCGAGCGCTCAGCGCATCGAGCTCGAGCTGCACGATGGATCGCAGCTGAGCGGCACCTCCGTCTTCGTCGATCGGGACCGGGACGTGGCGCTCTTCCAGCTCGATGCGGTGGCGCCCGTCCTGGCCCTGCCGGTCGCCCCGGCGCTGCCCCAGCCGGGAGAGGGGCTCCTCTTCGCGGGACGCTACGATCCGCCGGGCGAAGTCCAGCAGGCCTGGCTCCAGCGACTGGGCCGCTGCCCCTCCCTTCCGGGCGTCCCACAGGCACTCTTCACCACGCTGCACGGGGAGAAGGGAGACTCCGGCTCCCCGGTGGTGGACCTTCGGTTCCGCGTCGTGGGGCTCGTCCACGGGGGCGCCGCTTGCAGCATCGCGACGCCGACCGCCGACTTCGCCCCCATCGTGCGACAGCTCGCCGCGGAGCTCTAG
- a CDS encoding superoxide dismutase: MPFTLPELPYKKDALAPHLSAETLEFHHGKHHAAYVTNLNKLLEGKPEAQRSLEEVILGSDGAVFNNAAQVWNHTFYWNCMKPAGGGRPTGELAEAITRDFGSFERFREEFVNAATTQFGSGWAWLVLEKGKLAVTKTGNADLPLKHGQKALLTIDVWEHAYYVDFRNARPRYIDTFLEHLVNWDFVLQNLKGR, from the coding sequence GTGCCGTTCACACTGCCCGAACTCCCCTACAAGAAGGATGCCCTCGCCCCCCACCTCAGCGCGGAGACGCTCGAGTTCCATCACGGCAAGCACCACGCCGCGTACGTGACGAACCTCAACAAGCTGCTCGAGGGAAAGCCCGAGGCCCAGCGCTCCCTCGAGGAGGTCATCCTCGGCAGCGACGGGGCGGTCTTCAACAACGCCGCCCAGGTGTGGAACCACACGTTCTACTGGAACTGCATGAAGCCCGCCGGAGGTGGTCGCCCGACGGGTGAGCTCGCGGAGGCCATCACCCGCGACTTCGGCTCCTTCGAGCGCTTCCGCGAGGAGTTCGTCAACGCCGCGACGACGCAGTTCGGCTCGGGCTGGGCCTGGCTCGTGCTCGAGAAGGGCAAGCTCGCGGTCACCAAGACGGGTAACGCGGACCTGCCGCTCAAGCACGGCCAGAAGGCGCTGCTCACCATCGACGTGTGGGAGCACGCCTACTACGTGGACTTCCGCAACGCCCGCCCGAGGTACATCGACACCTTCCTCGAGCACCTCGTGAACTGGGACTTCGTGCTCCAGAACCTCAAGGGGCGCTGA
- a CDS encoding MYXO-CTERM sorting domain-containing protein: MSFRGDEASRVGSTRPLPSCQQRCQYVGKVPTRWRAPGTAAAVCAGGVCVEAPGGDGDGDGGGCGCSGSGDGASMFGLLLLSLLGRAGGRRRRA; the protein is encoded by the coding sequence ATGTCCTTTCGGGGTGACGAAGCGTCCCGTGTCGGCTCTACCCGCCCGCTGCCTTCCTGTCAGCAGCGCTGCCAATATGTTGGCAAGGTTCCAACCCGCTGGCGAGCGCCCGGTACCGCCGCGGCGGTGTGCGCAGGCGGCGTCTGCGTGGAGGCTCCCGGCGGCGATGGTGACGGCGACGGCGGTGGCTGCGGCTGCAGCGGGTCGGGGGATGGTGCCTCGATGTTCGGTCTGCTGCTCCTGTCGCTCCTCGGGCGCGCGGGTGGCCGCCGCCGGAGGGCCTGA
- a CDS encoding sigma-70 family RNA polymerase sigma factor produces MADSPSLPALEALAAHAQAVFPDFNVGREAFLRFLAERPEGHSHSAELYLAFACVQGDAAALEEFERRLEGLVGAAITHLRPSRAFVDEVRQRLRQKLLLAQPGSPPKLLEYGGRGSLTQWLRAVALREALNQLARQQARPAPDSLEAIAEMRAPGPDPELALLKRRYAPEFKASLEAALRDLPPRERNFLRLFFIEGLTVEQIARMDGTHKSTVSRRMASARESVLAEMRRQLQERLELSMSELDSLMGQLRSQLDLSLARALS; encoded by the coding sequence ATGGCCGACTCTCCCTCCCTCCCGGCACTCGAAGCGCTGGCTGCCCACGCTCAGGCGGTCTTTCCTGACTTCAACGTGGGGCGAGAGGCCTTCCTCCGCTTCCTCGCCGAACGGCCCGAGGGCCATTCCCACTCCGCGGAGCTCTACCTCGCCTTCGCCTGCGTGCAGGGGGACGCGGCGGCGCTGGAGGAGTTCGAGCGGCGGCTGGAGGGGCTCGTCGGAGCCGCCATCACCCACCTGCGTCCCAGCCGGGCCTTCGTGGACGAGGTGCGGCAGCGGCTGCGCCAGAAGCTGCTGCTGGCGCAGCCGGGCAGCCCACCGAAGCTGCTGGAGTACGGCGGGAGAGGCTCGCTCACCCAGTGGCTGCGGGCGGTGGCGCTGCGAGAGGCGCTCAACCAGCTGGCGCGACAGCAGGCCCGCCCCGCGCCGGACTCCCTCGAGGCGATCGCCGAGATGAGGGCTCCGGGGCCGGATCCCGAGCTGGCCCTGCTCAAGCGCCGTTATGCCCCGGAGTTCAAGGCCTCGCTGGAGGCCGCGCTGAGGGATCTGCCGCCGCGCGAGCGCAACTTCCTGCGCCTCTTCTTCATCGAAGGGCTCACCGTGGAGCAGATCGCCCGCATGGATGGCACGCACAAGTCCACCGTGTCGCGGCGGATGGCGAGCGCCCGGGAGAGCGTGCTCGCGGAGATGCGGCGTCAGCTCCAGGAGCGCCTGGAGCTGAGCATGTCGGAGCTCGACAGCCTCATGGGCCAGCTGCGCAGCCAGCTCGACCTGAGCCTCGCCCGTGCCCTGAGCTAG
- a CDS encoding TetR/AcrR family transcriptional regulator — MGRTQSNSKTKFLDAALHVIRAKGYEATTVDDICAEAGLTKGSFFHHFESKEELALAAAEHFATMAEGAFAAAPYRQAEDPLDRVLGYVDFRASLMKGELPDFTCLLGMMVQETYETHPEIRQACDRHISAHARTVASDIAEAKKRYAPHAPWEPDSLALHIQAVIHGAFILAKARNGPEVAVECLTHLRRYLETQFTPPQHKRRSAHG; from the coding sequence ATGGGTCGTACACAGAGCAACTCCAAAACGAAGTTCCTGGATGCCGCGCTGCACGTCATCCGCGCCAAGGGTTACGAGGCGACGACGGTGGACGACATCTGCGCGGAGGCGGGGCTCACCAAGGGCAGCTTCTTCCACCACTTCGAGAGCAAGGAGGAGCTCGCGCTCGCGGCGGCCGAGCACTTCGCCACGATGGCGGAGGGCGCGTTCGCCGCGGCGCCGTACCGGCAGGCGGAGGACCCGCTGGATCGCGTCCTCGGCTACGTGGACTTCCGCGCGTCACTGATGAAGGGCGAGCTCCCCGACTTCACCTGCCTGCTCGGCATGATGGTGCAGGAGACGTACGAGACGCACCCGGAGATCCGCCAGGCGTGCGACCGGCACATCAGCGCGCACGCCCGGACGGTGGCGAGCGACATCGCCGAGGCGAAGAAGCGCTACGCCCCGCACGCGCCCTGGGAGCCCGACAGCCTGGCGCTCCACATCCAGGCCGTGATCCACGGCGCCTTCATCCTGGCCAAGGCCCGCAACGGCCCCGAGGTGGCCGTGGAGTGCCTCACGCACCTGCGCCGGTACCTGGAGACCCAGTTCACCCCACCCCAGCACAAGAGGAGAAGCGCCCATGGCTAG
- a CDS encoding VOC family protein: MASKQKITTCLWFKNNAEEAANLYVSTFKNSKVLSVSRYGDAGPGPKGEAMLVTFEIEGQPFMALNGNPKSTFTDANSLFVSCETQEEVDHLWNRLIADGGSPSMCGWLKDKFGVSWQIIPTTLMELMGDKDPARSKRVMEAMMKMTKIDIAKLKQAYHQA; encoded by the coding sequence ATGGCTAGCAAGCAGAAGATCACCACCTGCCTCTGGTTCAAGAACAACGCGGAGGAAGCGGCGAACCTGTACGTCTCCACCTTCAAGAACTCGAAGGTGCTCAGCGTGTCGCGCTACGGAGATGCGGGGCCGGGGCCGAAGGGGGAGGCCATGCTGGTGACCTTCGAGATCGAGGGCCAGCCGTTCATGGCGCTGAATGGCAACCCGAAGTCCACGTTCACGGATGCGAACTCGCTGTTCGTGAGCTGTGAGACGCAGGAGGAGGTGGATCACCTCTGGAACAGGCTCATCGCGGACGGGGGCTCGCCGTCGATGTGTGGCTGGCTCAAGGACAAGTTCGGAGTGTCCTGGCAGATCATCCCCACCACGCTGATGGAGCTGATGGGGGACAAGGATCCCGCGAGGTCGAAGAGGGTCATGGAAGCCATGATGAAGATGACCAAGATCGACATCGCGAAGCTGAAGCAGGCCTACCACCAGGCTTGA
- a CDS encoding TonB-dependent receptor, whose amino-acid sequence MHFISLLSVLLLQQPPDAPQVPAESPAVSTESESAPPQAPADSPPPPEPAPQAQESAPPSQAPSANLEPDEQPSAQTVVTATRVAQPADEAPRAVTVVDREELARRPARTTPEALAEQEGVFLQKTNHGGGAPIIRGLYGQHILLLVDGVRLNNATVRSGPNQYLNTVDPFLIDQIEVVRGPGSVLYGSDALGGVINVRTFWPRFTSELTPIGQLRAQAGTADMSLQGHLRAGLSLENTAVAAGVTLRDFNDLRGGERVGLQRYTGYQEGDASLKLRHRLAPSLQLAFQYQGVRQSDAPRLDRSAPGDFRRFTEQQRDFLHGRLEHTSDGLLRRWAVELSSHRQNEQVDRFRVSRDRIERDAATVWTVGMRIEAETSPLESLPLRPQLVMGLDLFRDRVTSLAGRSPLAGAESFSPRTADARYPGAPTSISTGVFGLLTSDAREPFSWHLGGRVQFNSTHLPEDARLAELFASAPTPPPVLPEDTLNAVGVAAELGAQYRLARGLSLLANLGSGFRAPNIDDYLRLGAEGPGFLVPGRALRTEQSYTAELGVRAHRERLSAEFFYAYTLVSGLVGNVPTALDGATENPDGLPYLARQNRDRAQLHALEAAVAFQVLPRLSLATHATWTYTQQRRKDLTLPGEPLILEPLSRTPPLNGLVRATYTPLDSLFFEAVARWATAQRELSAADRLDVRTCAEVPDCNGTPGFVAFHLRGGVQWGPRLRVSGTLQNLLNATYRTHGSGVEEAGRSFVLAVEAAL is encoded by the coding sequence GTGCATTTCATCTCGCTGCTCAGCGTCCTGCTCCTTCAACAACCACCCGACGCTCCTCAGGTCCCGGCCGAGTCACCGGCTGTATCGACCGAGTCCGAGTCGGCGCCCCCTCAAGCCCCCGCGGACTCCCCTCCCCCGCCCGAGCCTGCTCCCCAGGCGCAGGAGAGCGCCCCACCCTCCCAGGCGCCCAGCGCGAACCTCGAGCCTGACGAGCAGCCGTCCGCCCAGACGGTGGTGACGGCCACGCGCGTTGCCCAGCCGGCGGACGAGGCGCCGCGCGCGGTGACGGTGGTCGATCGGGAGGAGCTCGCTCGCAGGCCGGCGCGCACCACTCCCGAGGCGCTGGCCGAGCAGGAGGGCGTGTTCCTCCAGAAGACGAACCACGGCGGAGGCGCCCCCATCATCCGCGGTCTGTACGGACAGCACATCCTGCTGCTCGTCGACGGCGTGCGCTTGAACAACGCCACCGTCCGCTCGGGGCCCAACCAATACCTCAACACGGTGGACCCCTTCCTCATCGATCAGATCGAGGTCGTCCGCGGCCCCGGCTCGGTGCTCTATGGCTCCGACGCGCTCGGCGGCGTGATCAACGTGCGCACGTTCTGGCCGCGCTTCACCTCGGAGCTGACCCCCATCGGGCAGCTCCGAGCCCAGGCGGGCACCGCGGACATGAGCCTCCAGGGCCACCTGCGCGCGGGGCTCTCGCTGGAGAACACGGCCGTGGCCGCGGGCGTGACGCTCCGCGACTTCAACGATCTGCGCGGCGGAGAGCGCGTGGGGCTCCAGCGCTACACGGGCTACCAGGAGGGAGATGCCTCGCTCAAGCTGCGCCACCGGCTGGCGCCCAGCCTGCAGCTCGCCTTCCAGTACCAGGGGGTGCGTCAGTCCGACGCGCCGCGCCTGGACCGCTCGGCGCCCGGAGACTTCCGCCGCTTCACCGAGCAGCAGCGGGACTTCCTCCACGGCCGCCTGGAGCACACCTCCGACGGACTGCTGAGGCGCTGGGCGGTGGAGCTGAGCTCCCACCGGCAGAACGAGCAGGTCGACCGCTTCCGCGTCTCGCGCGACCGCATCGAGCGCGACGCCGCCACCGTGTGGACGGTGGGCATGCGCATCGAGGCAGAGACGTCCCCGCTCGAGTCGCTGCCCCTGCGCCCCCAGCTCGTCATGGGCCTGGACCTCTTCCGCGACCGCGTCACCAGCCTCGCCGGGCGCAGTCCCCTGGCCGGAGCGGAGAGCTTCTCCCCCCGGACCGCGGACGCGCGCTACCCCGGAGCGCCGACCTCCATCTCCACGGGAGTGTTCGGCCTGCTGACGAGCGATGCCCGGGAGCCCTTCTCCTGGCACCTCGGCGGCCGCGTGCAGTTCAACTCCACGCACCTGCCGGAGGACGCGCGACTGGCCGAGCTCTTCGCCTCCGCGCCCACCCCTCCTCCCGTGCTGCCGGAGGACACGCTGAACGCCGTGGGTGTGGCGGCCGAGCTCGGCGCCCAGTACCGGCTCGCGCGGGGGCTGTCGCTCCTGGCCAACCTGGGCTCCGGCTTCCGAGCCCCGAACATCGACGACTACCTGCGCCTGGGCGCCGAGGGCCCGGGCTTCCTCGTGCCCGGGCGCGCCCTGCGCACCGAGCAGTCCTACACGGCGGAGCTCGGTGTTCGCGCGCACCGTGAGCGCCTCAGCGCCGAGTTCTTCTACGCGTACACCCTCGTCTCGGGGCTGGTGGGCAACGTGCCAACGGCCCTGGACGGAGCGACAGAGAACCCCGACGGCCTTCCCTACCTCGCCCGGCAGAACCGGGACCGGGCCCAGCTCCACGCGCTGGAGGCCGCCGTGGCCTTCCAGGTCCTCCCCCGCCTCAGCCTCGCCACCCACGCGACGTGGACATATACCCAGCAGCGCCGCAAGGATCTCACCCTGCCCGGAGAGCCGCTCATCCTCGAGCCGCTCTCGCGCACGCCGCCGCTCAACGGCCTGGTGCGCGCCACCTATACGCCGCTCGACTCCCTCTTCTTCGAGGCCGTGGCCCGCTGGGCGACCGCGCAGCGCGAGCTGTCCGCGGCGGACCGCCTCGACGTGCGCACCTGCGCGGAGGTCCCCGACTGCAACGGCACTCCGGGCTTCGTCGCGTTCCACCTGCGCGGAGGCGTGCAGTGGGGCCCGCGCCTGCGCGTGTCCGGGACGCTGCAGAACCTGCTGAATGCCACGTACCGGACCCACGGGTCCGGCGTGGAAGAGGCCGGACGTTCCTTCGTGCTCGCGGTGGAGGCTGCGCTATGA
- a CDS encoding GlsB/YeaQ/YmgE family stress response membrane protein, whose product MEMIAYIIVGCITGLLCRVVVTNARSMGLIRFVLVGMVGGIAGGIVGGAFNVRQEPFAVDIPSIVGSVLGAAIAVFVVVALSRNRAHV is encoded by the coding sequence ATGGAGATGATCGCGTACATCATCGTCGGCTGCATCACCGGTCTGCTCTGCCGGGTCGTCGTGACGAACGCCAGGAGCATGGGGCTCATCCGGTTCGTCCTCGTCGGCATGGTGGGCGGCATCGCGGGCGGCATCGTGGGTGGGGCCTTCAACGTCCGGCAGGAGCCCTTCGCCGTCGACATCCCCTCCATCGTGGGGAGCGTCCTGGGCGCAGCCATCGCCGTCTTCGTGGTGGTGGCGCTCAGTCGAAACAGAGCCCACGTCTAG